Proteins encoded in a region of the Cydia splendana chromosome 19, ilCydSple1.2, whole genome shotgun sequence genome:
- the LOC134800388 gene encoding uncharacterized protein LOC134800388, whose amino-acid sequence MENLNKNKNRNEEEIALRQKGGNPPQRDRKGRFIRDTAIESQEPTAAVSPRTVSSLGNGEPDAFTRAETRRSLPDLRVPLTRCDGEQGSTISAPPSKTREMVASLGAKGVDIESDAGSLVSASAFDDSVLQLGGDHVESDTAMSCYESVSDDRRFWRKRGLSDSGSDSEEATENKKQSTSQSKRGRGRPPSTGHYVGLAKAKEEYNRAMREEMRLRAEEEVAGIKLPFSTRSQSGGLSSSSVLPCAQDNLSAAALSQRVQTSLDAISLVAKNSGNLKGTFVKALKEAAVSIKETFECLLERSTSEETRRLQAQNDSLRAQLTELKAELAQLRVEFRDQFKVPVPVSAPLKPTEITQSTSSSSKEDTGTGSLNLENMMCVMTKKIGLMLDARLGALELEGRLLPAQPMRPPLAADLRRQNERVTYHTQELELAPEPTPKRGPPNLTVEPKKGQKKRKNKNKATLAAAEAAVPRARSSSVPRSLPSAPLAMDKAWNKAVGGKKNNKTVNSRSAIQSQQGNDVQVQHQGQAPPRSQRQEARKLRPPRSSAVVLSLQPEAEEQGISYKDVLATAKAKVDLADLDIQSIRFKVAATGARLLEIPGASSGPKADKLAEKLCQLFKSEMVKVSRPTKCVELRVSGLDDSVSVEDIAAAIAQAGGCAVQEVRVGEIKSDPWSLGSAWVRCPVAAAKIVAGKERLLVGWVSAQVKLLEARAQRCYRCLESGHVRAQCPSEIDRSGLCYRCGQPGHKARDCSATPHCTVCSVLGKDANHRTGSKSCTAPPKRPKTKAGDGSRASSQPVRSSTSTVDGSQGVAGMDTN is encoded by the coding sequence AtggaaaatttaaacaaaaacaaaaatcgcAATGAAGAAGAAATAGCTTTGAGACAGAAAGGTGGGAATCCGCCACAAAGAGACCGGAAAGGTCGGTTCATCCGTGACACGGCTATTGAGTCGCAGGAGCCCACGGCAGCGGTGTCCCCAAGAACAGTGTCCTCGTTAGGGAATGGGGAACCAGATGCATTTACAAGGGCAGAGACCCGAAGATCGCTCCCGGATCTAAGAGTGCCTCTCACCCGTTGTGACGGGGAGCAAGGGTCCACAATTTCAGCTCCTCCGTCAAAAACAAGAGAAATGGTCGCTAGTCTGGGTGCCAAAGGGGTGGACATAGAGTCTGACGCAGGGAGTCTTGTATCTGCGTCAGCTTTTGACGACTCCGTCCTCCAACTCGGAGGCGATCACGTAGAGTCGGACACGGCGATGAGCTGTTACGagtctgtcagtgatgataggcGTTTCTGGCGGAAACGTGGCCTCAGTGACTCGGGTTCTGACTCTGAGGAGGCCACTGAGAATAAGAAGCAGTCCACGAGCCAATCAAAGAGAGGTCGCGGTCGTCCTCCTTCCACTGGGCATTACGTTGGACTTGCCAAAGCCAAAGAGGAGTATAACCGCGCCATGAGAGAGGAAATGCGTTTGAGGGCAGAAGAAGAAGTGGCTGGCATAAAGCTGCCCTTTTCTACTCGTAGTCAGTCGGGCGGCCTAAGTTCTAGTTCGGTCCTGCCCTGTGCACAAGACAATCTTTCTGCGGCTGCGCTCTCTCAGCGAGTGCAGACAAGCCTGGATGCAATATCCTTGGTTGCCAAAAACTCCGGCAATTTGAAAGGCACCTTTGTAAAGGCCCTGAAGGAGGCGGCAGTGTCAATCAAAGAGACATTTGAGTGCCTTTTGGAGCGCTCTACTTCAGAGGAGACGAGGCGTCTGCAGGCGCAAAACGATAGCCTGCGCGCTCAATTGACTGAACTCAAGGCTGAATTGGCCCAGCTGAGAGTAGAATTTCGGGACCAATTCAAGGTTCCAGTTCCGGTCTCGGCTCCGTTAAAACCAACGGAGATTACACAGTCAACTAGCAGCTCTAGCAAGGAGGATACAGGTACAGGGTCTCTCAATTTGGAAAACATGATGTGTGTGATGACCAAAAAGATTGGGCTGATGTTGGACGCGAGGCTGGGAGCCTTAGAGTTAGAGGGCAGGCTACTGCCAGCCCAACCGATGCGGCCCCCGCTGGCTGCTGACTTGAGGCGTCAAAATGAGAGGGTCACTTACCATACCCAGGAGCTTGAACTCGCTCCCGAGCCGACTCCAAAACGAGGTCCTCCAAATTTGACGGTAGAACCTAAGAAGGGGCAAAAGAAGagaaagaataagaataaggccACCCTTGCAGCAGCTGAAGCCGCCGTGCCTCGCGCACGCTCATCATCTGTTCCTCGGTCTCTGCCTTCAGCCCCCTTGGCCATGGATAAAGCATGGAATAAGGCAGTTGGAGGGAAGAAAAATAACAAGACGGTTAATTCTCGCTCTGCTATTCAATCGCAGCAGGGGAATGATGTGCAAGTTCAACACCAGGGGCAGGCTCCACCACGGTCGCAAAGACAAGAGGCTCGCAAACTGCGACCGCCCCGATCCTCTGCTGTGGTTTTGTCCTTACAACCGGAGGCTGAAGAGCAGGGAATCAGTTATAAGGATGTGTTAGCTACAGCTAAAGCAAAAGTAGATTTGGCGGATCTAGATATACAGTCGATCCGTTTTAAAGTTGCAGCTACAGGCGCCAGACTCCTGGAGATACCGGGGGCCTCCAGTGGGCCTAAGGCGGACAAACTCGCTGAAAAACTTTGTCAGCTGTTCAAATCCGAGATGGTCAAGGTGTCACGGCCTACAAAATGCGTGGAATTGCGAGTATCTGGCCTGGATGACTCAGTGTCTGTGGAGGACATCGCTGCGGCGATTGCGCAGGCCGGCGGTTGTGCGGTCCAGGAGGTCAGAGTGGGAGAAATTAAATCGGACCCCTGGAGCCTAGGTTCTGCGTGGGTTCGTTGTCCAGTCGCTGCGGCCAAAATAGTGGCTGGAAAGGAGAGACTGCTGGTGGGCTGGGTGTCGGCGCAAGTCAAGTTGCTGGAAGCGCGCGCCCAAAGATGTTACCGGTGCTTGGAGTCGGGCCATGTTAGGGCGCAGTGTCCTTCTGAAATTGACAGGTCCGGTCTGTGCTACCGTTGTGGCCAGCCAGGTCACAAGGCGAGAGATTGCTCGGCGACGCCACACTGCACTGTCTGTTCAGTGCTGGGAAAAGACGCGAATCATAGGACAGGAAGCAAGAGCTGTACTGCCCCACCCAAGAGACCGAAGACAAAGGCTGGCGATGGCTCCCGGGCCTCCTCGCAGCCTGTCCGCTCGTCCACTTCGACTGTGGACGGGAGTCAGGGGGTTGCTGGTATGGATACAAATTAA